Proteins from a single region of Equus asinus isolate D_3611 breed Donkey chromosome 17, EquAss-T2T_v2, whole genome shotgun sequence:
- the LOC139040893 gene encoding olfactory receptor 4P4-like, with protein MENRNNITEFFLLGLSQKKEIEVLCFLLFLFCYIAILIGNLLVMISLTCSQLINQPMYFFLSYLSLSDLCYTSTVTPKLIIDLLAEKKTISYNGCMTQLFSMHFFGGIEVFLLTGMAYDRYVAICKPLHYTVIMSRQKCDAIIAASCAGGFLHSFGQFLLTIFLPYCGPNEIDHYFCDVYPLLKLACIDTSRIGLLVIANSGLMGLVTFVVLLISYTVILYTVKSYSAENRHKALSTCSSHITVVVLFFVPLLFIYIRPATTLPEDKVFALFYTIIAPMLNPLIYTLRNTEIKNAIKKLWFRIIQSKEINGKTP; from the coding sequence ATGGAAAATAGGAATAACATCACAGAATTTTTTCTCTTAGGACTttctcagaaaaaggaaatagaagttcTCTGTTTTTTACTGTTCTTATTTTGTTACATTGCAATTTTGATTGGAAATTTGCTTGTCATGATTTCTCTCACCTGCAGTCAGCTTATTAACCAGCCTATGTATTTCTTCCTGAGTTACCTTTCACTCTCAGACCTTTGCTACACCTCCACTGTGACCCCCAAGTTAATCATTGACTTATTGGCGGAAAAGAAGACCATTTCCTACAATGGATGCATGACACAGCTCTTTAGTATGCACTTCTTTGGGGGGATTGAGGTCTTCCTCCTCACAGGGATGGcttatgaccgctatgtggccatttgCAAGCCCCTGCACTACACTGTCATCATGAGCAGGCAGAAGTGTGATGCCATTATCGCTGCTTCCTGTGCTGGGGGATTCCTACATTCTTTTGGTCAGTTTCTCCTCACCATCTTTCTACCCTACTGTGGGCCCAATGAAATAGATCACTACTTCTGCGATGTGTATCCTTTGCTGAAACTGGCCTGCATTGACACAAGCAGAATTGGTCTCCTCGTCATTGCCAATTCAGGCCTGATGGGTCTGGTGACTTTTGTCGTCTTGTTGATATCTTATACTGTGATCTTGTATACTGTCAAGTCCTACTCTGCAGAGAATCGTCACAAAGCTCTTTCTACATGCAGTTCCCACATCACTGTGGTGGtccttttttttgttcctttactCTTTATTTATATTCGACCAGCAACTACTTTACCAGAAGACAAAGTGTTTGCTCTTTTTTATACTATCATTGCTCCCATGCTCAACCCTCTGATATATACATTAAGAAACACGGAGATAAAAAATGCCATAAAGAAACTATGGTTCCGTATCATACAAAGtaaggaaataaatggaaagactcCCTGA